From a region of the Dehalococcoidia bacterium genome:
- a CDS encoding homoserine O-acetyltransferase, with product MPAGASRIPSTLAASATFEALELDAGRLGPLTVAYETYGRLGGDGGNAILVCHALTGSAHAGNLHAADGSLDGQPGWWEPLIGPGLALDTDRYYVICTNFLGSCYGTTGPTSLDPATGRPYGPDFPPITVRDMVRAQRLLIDRLGVRRLVTVAGGSLGGFQVLEWAAMYPEVVASIVPIATALGHSAWCIGLNEVAREAIRLDPAWQGGRYSPEAQPREGLGLARQVAMISYRSDISFERRFGRLLAPGAARPNPLEWRDEGNARVPGGGDFEVSHYLRYQGHKLVERFDANTYLTITEAMDRHDVAAGRGSAAAALAPFRGPVLCLGISSDVLYPTWQQHEIVALFRQNGNAARYVEIDSPHGHDAFLIEWEAMNAAIGPFLRALA from the coding sequence ATGCCTGCCGGCGCCTCGCGCATTCCGTCCACGCTCGCGGCCAGCGCGACCTTTGAGGCGCTGGAGCTGGACGCCGGCCGGCTGGGGCCGCTCACCGTGGCCTACGAAACCTACGGCCGGTTGGGCGGGGATGGCGGCAACGCCATCCTCGTCTGTCATGCTCTCACGGGCAGCGCCCACGCCGGCAACCTCCACGCCGCCGACGGATCGCTCGATGGCCAGCCAGGCTGGTGGGAGCCGCTGATCGGTCCCGGACTCGCGCTGGACACCGATCGGTACTATGTGATCTGCACGAACTTCCTCGGCAGTTGCTACGGCACCACCGGTCCGACCTCGCTCGATCCTGCGACTGGCCGCCCGTACGGACCGGACTTCCCGCCGATCACGGTGCGGGACATGGTGCGGGCGCAGCGGCTGCTGATCGACCGGCTGGGCGTGCGCCGGCTTGTGACAGTGGCGGGCGGCTCGCTTGGCGGCTTTCAGGTGCTCGAATGGGCGGCGATGTACCCGGAAGTGGTCGCCTCGATCGTGCCGATCGCCACCGCGCTCGGGCACTCCGCCTGGTGCATCGGCCTGAACGAGGTCGCGCGCGAGGCGATCCGCCTCGACCCGGCCTGGCAGGGCGGCCGCTACTCGCCGGAGGCGCAGCCGCGCGAAGGGCTGGGGCTGGCGCGGCAGGTCGCGATGATCTCGTACCGCTCGGATATCTCGTTCGAGCGCCGCTTCGGCCGGCTGCTGGCGCCCGGCGCGGCGCGGCCGAACCCGCTGGAGTGGCGCGACGAGGGCAATGCTCGTGTGCCCGGCGGCGGCGATTTCGAAGTCTCGCATTATCTGCGCTATCAGGGTCACAAGCTGGTCGAGCGCTTCGACGCCAACACCTACCTGACGATCACCGAGGCGATGGACCGGCATGATGTGGCCGCGGGACGCGGTTCGGCTGCGGCGGCGCTGGCGCCCTTCCGCGGCCCGGTGCTCTGCCTGGGCATCAGCTCGGACGTGCTCTATCCCACCTGGCAGCAGCACGAGATCGTGGCGCTGTTCCGACAGAACGGCAACGCGGCGCGGTACGTCGAGATCGACTCGCCGCACGGCCACGACGCCTTCCTGATCGAGTGGGAGGCGATGAACGCGGCGATCGGGCCATTTCTGCGGGCGCTGGCGTAG
- a CDS encoding O-acetylhomoserine aminocarboxypropyltransferase/cysteine synthase: MPEGYRFETLQVHAGQAPDPTTGARAMPIYQTATFALETAENAAALFALQKFGNIYTRIMNPTTDAFEQRMAALEGGSGALATASGQAAQLLAITTIAQAGENIVSTPLLYGGTYNQFKVTFPRLGINVKWIDTDEPEQFEKAIDGKTKALYLESFGNPAYNVPDFAGVAAVAHKHGIPLVVDNTFGAGGYLVRPIDHGADIVVHSATKWINGHGNSIGGVIVDGGKFNWGNGNFPIMTEPSPGYHGMKFWDVFGDFPGLGNVAFIIRARVEGLRDLGPCMSPFNSFLFLLGLETLSLRVDKHCENAMALAQWLSRNPKVTWVNYPGLEGHPSHKNANKYVRAGKFGAMLNFGVKGGMEAGKSFINNVKLATLLANVGDAKTLVIHPASTTHQQLDAAEQQAAGVTDDMVRVSVGIEHIDDITADFEQALAAS, translated from the coding sequence ATGCCCGAAGGCTACCGCTTCGAGACGCTCCAGGTCCATGCCGGCCAGGCGCCCGACCCGACCACCGGCGCCCGCGCGATGCCGATCTACCAGACCGCCACCTTCGCGCTGGAGACGGCCGAGAACGCGGCGGCGCTGTTCGCGCTGCAGAAGTTCGGCAACATCTACACCCGCATCATGAACCCGACTACGGACGCCTTCGAGCAGCGCATGGCCGCGCTGGAGGGCGGCAGCGGCGCCCTGGCCACGGCCTCGGGCCAGGCGGCGCAGCTGCTGGCGATCACCACGATCGCGCAGGCGGGCGAGAACATCGTCTCCACGCCGCTGCTCTACGGCGGCACCTACAACCAGTTCAAGGTCACCTTCCCCCGCCTCGGCATCAACGTCAAATGGATCGACACGGACGAGCCGGAGCAGTTCGAGAAGGCGATCGACGGCAAGACGAAGGCGCTCTACCTGGAGAGCTTCGGCAACCCGGCCTACAACGTGCCGGACTTCGCAGGCGTCGCCGCCGTGGCGCACAAGCACGGCATTCCGCTCGTCGTGGACAACACCTTCGGCGCCGGCGGCTATCTCGTACGGCCGATCGACCACGGCGCCGATATCGTCGTGCACTCGGCCACGAAGTGGATCAACGGCCACGGCAACTCGATCGGCGGCGTGATCGTCGACGGCGGCAAGTTCAACTGGGGCAACGGCAACTTCCCGATCATGACCGAGCCTTCGCCGGGCTACCACGGCATGAAGTTCTGGGACGTGTTCGGCGATTTCCCCGGTCTGGGCAACGTCGCCTTCATCATCCGCGCCCGTGTCGAGGGGCTGCGCGACCTCGGCCCCTGCATGAGCCCCTTCAACTCGTTTTTGTTCCTGCTGGGCCTCGAAACGCTCTCGCTGCGCGTGGACAAGCACTGCGAGAACGCGATGGCGCTGGCGCAGTGGCTGAGCCGCAACCCGAAGGTGACCTGGGTGAACTATCCGGGGCTCGAAGGGCATCCCTCGCACAAGAACGCGAACAAGTACGTGCGCGCCGGCAAGTTCGGCGCGATGCTGAACTTCGGCGTGAAGGGCGGCATGGAGGCCGGCAAGTCGTTCATCAACAACGTGAAGCTGGCGACACTGCTGGCCAACGTCGGCGACGCCAAGACGCTGGTGATCCACCCGGCGAGCACCACCCACCAGCAGCTCGATGCCGCGGAGCAGCAGGCAGCCGGCGTGACCGACGACATGGTGCGCGTCTCGGTCGGCATCGAGCACATCGATGACATCACGGCCGACTTCGAGCAGGCGCTCGCCGCGAGTTGA
- a CDS encoding MBL fold metallo-hydrolase — translation MQISPSVRAVQVPDEEPMHPLFTSIYLVGKHGAGEALTIDSGEAIDRYKWMLRGYLAATERSEIALAGITHFHLDHSGNLKWVQETLKAEVVLADEARPFLEKDDRLPESGTRPIRDGDVITLDGGVRVQIIFTPGHSPDSLCYYIEEEGVLFTGDTLLGSSTTTVHDLAAYRASLQRLLALPKLDVICPGHGAVVNDPRERLQMYVDHRNERERQIIAELAGGGEHTSWEIMLKLYPEINTRLRRAADSNVQAHLRQLEAEGRVKLFEGVRKEPEPPAPAQVAEHERREAIKAEAKKLEDEERKAAIARQENPPDDEWVERPRYELVGTARA, via the coding sequence ATGCAGATCAGCCCCAGCGTCCGCGCCGTGCAGGTGCCCGACGAAGAACCGATGCACCCGCTCTTCACCTCGATCTACCTCGTCGGCAAGCACGGCGCCGGCGAGGCGCTGACGATCGACTCCGGCGAGGCGATCGACCGCTACAAGTGGATGCTGCGCGGCTACCTGGCCGCGACGGAGCGCTCGGAGATCGCGCTGGCCGGCATCACCCACTTCCACCTCGACCACAGCGGCAATTTGAAGTGGGTGCAGGAGACGCTCAAGGCCGAGGTCGTGCTCGCCGACGAAGCGCGGCCGTTCCTCGAAAAGGACGACCGCCTACCCGAAAGCGGCACGCGCCCGATCCGCGACGGCGACGTGATCACGCTCGACGGCGGCGTGCGCGTGCAGATCATCTTCACGCCCGGCCACTCGCCCGATTCGCTCTGCTACTACATTGAAGAAGAAGGCGTGCTGTTCACGGGCGACACGCTGCTGGGCAGCAGCACGACCACGGTGCACGACCTGGCGGCCTATCGCGCCAGCCTGCAGCGGCTGCTGGCGCTGCCCAAGCTCGACGTGATCTGCCCCGGCCACGGCGCCGTGGTCAACGACCCGCGCGAGCGCCTGCAGATGTACGTGGACCACCGCAACGAGCGCGAGCGCCAGATCATCGCGGAGCTGGCCGGCGGCGGCGAGCACACGAGCTGGGAGATCATGCTCAAGCTCTACCCCGAGATCAACACGCGCCTGCGCCGCGCCGCCGACAGCAACGTGCAGGCGCACCTGCGCCAGCTTGAAGCCGAGGGGCGCGTCAAGCTGTTCGAGGGCGTGCGCAAGGAGCCGGAGCCGCCGGCGCCGGCCCAGGTGGCCGAGCACGAGCGGCGCGAGGCGATCAAGGCCGAGGCGAAGAAGCTCGAGGACGAGGAGCGCAAGGCGGCGATCGCGCGGCAGGAGAATCCGCCCGACGACGAGTGGGTCGAGCGCCCGCGCTACGAGCTGGTCGGCACGGCGCGGGCGTAG
- a CDS encoding NAD(P)H-dependent glycerol-3-phosphate dehydrogenase encodes MVTPRGTTSKVCVVGTGAFGTVLGLLIAERGARTVLLCRDPDEAKRLRAERENRRFLPDVPLPQDMAFTADPAEAIDGARLVILAPPAQRLRENLAWIGPALPAATGLLCASKGIEVRSGLRMSEVIREALGPRPGVVLTLSGPNLSGEIAGHLPAAAVVAGPPEAEAGIVRVQEVLSSDRFRTYGSHDQIGVELGGALKNVIAIACGIGDGLGFGHNARAALLTRGLAEITRLVVACGGDARTMSGLAGVGDLMTTVASSASRNYSLGVALGRGERLADYAARSVHIAEGVPTTRAAVALGERLGVELPIAQQLRAVLDEECTPLAGATALMRRALVAE; translated from the coding sequence ATGGTGACGCCGCGAGGCACGACGAGCAAGGTCTGCGTGGTGGGCACCGGCGCCTTCGGCACGGTGCTGGGGCTGCTCATCGCCGAGCGCGGCGCCCGCACCGTGCTGCTCTGCCGCGACCCGGACGAGGCGAAGCGGCTGCGCGCCGAGCGCGAGAACCGGCGCTTCCTGCCCGATGTGCCGCTGCCGCAGGATATGGCCTTCACCGCCGATCCCGCGGAGGCGATCGACGGCGCGCGGCTGGTGATCCTGGCGCCGCCGGCGCAGCGCCTGCGCGAGAACCTGGCCTGGATCGGGCCGGCGCTGCCCGCCGCCACGGGCCTGCTCTGCGCCAGCAAGGGCATCGAAGTGCGGAGCGGCCTGCGCATGTCGGAGGTGATCCGCGAGGCGCTGGGGCCGCGTCCCGGCGTGGTGCTGACGCTCTCCGGGCCGAACCTTTCGGGCGAGATCGCCGGTCACCTGCCCGCGGCGGCGGTGGTGGCCGGACCGCCCGAGGCCGAGGCCGGCATCGTGCGCGTGCAGGAGGTGCTCTCCTCCGACCGCTTCCGCACGTACGGCAGTCACGACCAGATCGGTGTGGAGCTGGGCGGGGCGCTGAAGAACGTGATCGCGATCGCCTGCGGCATCGGCGACGGGCTGGGCTTCGGCCACAACGCCCGCGCCGCGCTGCTCACCCGCGGTCTCGCCGAAATCACGCGCCTGGTGGTGGCCTGCGGCGGCGACGCGCGCACAATGTCCGGCCTGGCGGGCGTCGGCGACCTGATGACCACCGTGGCCAGCTCGGCCAGCCGCAACTACTCGCTCGGCGTGGCGCTGGGCCGCGGCGAGCGGCTTGCGGACTACGCGGCGCGCAGCGTGCACATCGCCGAGGGCGTGCCCACGACCCGCGCCGCCGTGGCGCTGGGCGAGCGGCTGGGCGTGGAGCTGCCGATCGCGCAGCAGTTGCGCGCCGTGCTGGACGAAGAGTGCACGCCGCTCGCCGGCGCGACCGCCCTGATGCGCCGGGCACTGGTGGCGGAGTAA
- a CDS encoding FtsK/SpoIIIE domain-containing protein, with protein MRLPFRRDPTVQLQQHVNRLCQAWSDGQFWHDYWLKSSEQECTARLEQAEREYEQGTVGTRAACEQQISGAERRHDERISAAEAEHEAAIRAMQREYDDTIVRITEDAEAITREAGMAGAHWDDPIWDEWQPGSDQTIPRYVRAGTLHEGPRDPLTGLVVPGGLNDMTSISVPALLPFIDAGNILFKVSGQAKQQAIGCIQSMLLRVLATLPPGKVRFTFLDPIGLGQNVAAFMHLADYNEALVTGKAWTEPQQIEQRLVDLTEHMEMVIQKYLRNQYATIEEFNANAGEVAEPYRLLVVLDFPAAFSETAARRLFSIAQNGPRCGVYTIMLVDPELPLPEGFNLRELERVSSVIYWNRQRFVWQDEAVQSSTFVLDAPPDLTMQKEPDKTLFGRILTTVGKEAKDSSRVEVPFERLYDLFRDQVLAHPEDYEGLLDQVDPADPTTWWKGGSAPGLTALVGRAGATRVQCLTLGKGTAHHVLLTGKTGSGKSTLLHTLITSLTLFYSPDEVELYLIDFKKGVEFKTYARHALPHARVVAIESEREFGLSVLQGLDAEMKRRGELFRQAGVDDVPAYRERIAGPMPRILLLVDEFQEFFTENDAIAAGAAQLLDRLVRQGRSFGIHVLLASQSLAGAFTGSYMLPRSTIDQMQVRIALQCSEADSRLILSDDNLAARSLTRPGAAIYNSNNGVVESNNPCQVGWLADAQRDAYLATAQELAQQQGYRPPAPQRVFEGNEPADISQSPIAELIEAPDWPGQLRATPAWLGEPIAIKDPTAAPFVRQSGANLLVVGQNDEAALGVLTTTLLSLAAHTPPLPGGARARFCVLDFTPIDWPHAGSFARMASLLPHDIQVAGRRHLPELIAEIAATVERRIEEQASGGPIYLVIFGLQWARDLRPLDEFGFSFGGEADEAPSPAKRFPTILREGPDVGVHTLAWCDTLTNLNRVLDHRLLREFVLRVVLQMSAQDSRTLVDVEAASKLGPHQALYCNEEEGRLERFRPYALPDADWLRRAGERLRAKVLDQVA; from the coding sequence ATGCGGCTTCCCTTTCGGCGCGACCCCACCGTGCAGCTCCAGCAGCACGTCAACCGCCTTTGCCAGGCGTGGAGCGACGGGCAGTTCTGGCACGACTACTGGCTGAAGAGCAGCGAGCAGGAGTGCACGGCGCGCCTGGAACAGGCCGAGCGCGAGTACGAGCAGGGCACGGTCGGCACGCGCGCCGCCTGTGAGCAGCAGATCAGCGGGGCCGAGCGCCGGCACGACGAGCGCATCAGCGCCGCCGAGGCCGAGCACGAGGCCGCGATCCGCGCCATGCAGCGCGAGTACGACGACACGATCGTGCGCATTACCGAGGACGCCGAGGCGATCACGCGCGAAGCGGGTATGGCCGGCGCACACTGGGACGATCCGATCTGGGACGAGTGGCAGCCGGGCAGCGACCAGACGATCCCGCGTTACGTGCGCGCCGGCACGCTGCACGAAGGCCCGCGCGACCCGCTCACCGGCCTCGTCGTGCCCGGCGGGCTGAACGACATGACCTCGATCTCCGTGCCGGCGCTGCTGCCCTTCATCGACGCGGGCAACATCCTCTTCAAGGTCTCCGGACAGGCGAAGCAGCAGGCGATCGGCTGCATCCAGTCGATGCTGCTGCGCGTGCTGGCCACGCTGCCGCCGGGCAAGGTCCGCTTCACCTTCCTCGACCCGATCGGCCTTGGCCAGAACGTGGCCGCCTTCATGCACCTGGCCGATTACAACGAGGCGCTGGTGACCGGCAAGGCGTGGACCGAGCCGCAGCAGATTGAGCAGCGGCTGGTGGACCTCACCGAGCACATGGAGATGGTGATCCAGAAGTACCTGCGCAACCAGTACGCCACGATCGAGGAGTTCAACGCCAACGCCGGCGAAGTAGCCGAGCCGTACCGCCTGCTCGTCGTGCTCGACTTTCCCGCCGCCTTCAGCGAGACGGCGGCGCGGCGGCTGTTCAGCATCGCGCAGAACGGCCCGCGCTGCGGCGTCTACACGATCATGCTGGTCGACCCGGAGCTGCCGCTGCCGGAGGGCTTCAACCTGCGCGAGCTGGAGCGCGTCAGCAGCGTGATCTACTGGAACCGCCAACGCTTCGTCTGGCAGGACGAGGCCGTGCAGTCCTCCACCTTCGTGCTGGATGCGCCGCCCGACCTGACCATGCAGAAAGAACCCGACAAGACGCTGTTCGGCCGCATTCTCACCACGGTGGGCAAAGAGGCGAAGGACTCCAGCCGCGTCGAGGTGCCGTTCGAGCGGCTGTACGACCTCTTCCGCGACCAGGTGCTGGCCCATCCGGAAGACTATGAAGGCTTGCTGGACCAGGTGGACCCGGCGGACCCGACGACGTGGTGGAAAGGCGGCAGTGCGCCGGGGCTGACGGCGCTGGTGGGCCGCGCCGGCGCCACGCGCGTGCAGTGCCTGACGCTGGGCAAGGGCACGGCGCACCACGTGCTGCTCACCGGCAAGACCGGCTCGGGCAAGTCCACGCTCTTGCACACGCTGATCACCAGCCTGACGCTGTTCTACAGCCCGGACGAGGTTGAGCTGTACCTGATCGACTTCAAGAAGGGCGTCGAGTTCAAGACCTACGCCCGGCATGCGCTGCCGCACGCCCGCGTGGTGGCGATCGAGAGCGAGCGCGAGTTCGGCCTCAGCGTGCTGCAGGGGCTCGACGCGGAGATGAAACGGCGCGGCGAGCTGTTCCGCCAGGCGGGCGTGGACGACGTGCCCGCCTACCGCGAGCGCATCGCCGGGCCGATGCCGCGCATCCTGCTCCTGGTGGACGAGTTCCAGGAGTTCTTCACCGAGAACGACGCGATCGCCGCCGGCGCGGCGCAGCTGCTGGACCGGCTGGTGCGGCAGGGCCGCTCCTTCGGCATTCACGTGCTGCTCGCCTCGCAGAGCCTGGCCGGCGCCTTCACCGGCAGCTACATGCTGCCGCGCAGCACGATCGACCAGATGCAGGTGCGCATCGCCCTGCAGTGCTCCGAGGCCGACTCGCGCCTGATCCTCTCCGACGACAACCTGGCGGCGCGCTCGCTGACGCGGCCGGGGGCGGCGATCTACAACTCGAACAACGGCGTGGTCGAAAGCAACAACCCCTGCCAGGTCGGCTGGCTCGCGGACGCGCAGCGCGACGCCTACCTGGCCACGGCGCAGGAGCTGGCGCAGCAGCAGGGCTACCGGCCGCCGGCGCCGCAGCGCGTGTTCGAGGGCAACGAGCCGGCCGACATCAGCCAGAGCCCGATCGCGGAGCTGATCGAGGCGCCGGACTGGCCCGGCCAGTTGCGGGCCACGCCGGCCTGGCTGGGCGAGCCGATCGCGATCAAGGACCCGACCGCCGCGCCCTTCGTGCGCCAGAGCGGCGCCAACCTGCTGGTCGTCGGCCAGAACGACGAGGCGGCGCTCGGGGTGCTGACCACGACGCTGCTGAGTCTGGCGGCGCACACCCCGCCGCTGCCCGGCGGCGCCCGCGCCCGCTTCTGTGTGCTCGACTTCACGCCGATCGACTGGCCGCACGCCGGCAGCTTCGCCCGCATGGCGAGCCTGCTGCCGCACGACATCCAGGTCGCCGGCCGCCGGCACCTGCCCGAGCTGATCGCGGAGATCGCCGCCACGGTCGAGCGCCGCATCGAGGAGCAGGCCTCGGGCGGGCCGATCTACCTGGTCATCTTCGGCCTGCAGTGGGCGCGCGACCTGCGCCCCCTCGACGAGTTCGGCTTCAGCTTCGGCGGCGAGGCGGACGAGGCGCCCAGCCCGGCGAAGCGCTTCCCCACGATCCTGCGCGAGGGGCCGGACGTGGGCGTGCACACGCTGGCCTGGTGCGACACGCTGACGAACCTGAACCGCGTGCTGGACCATCGCCTGCTGCGCGAGTTCGTGCTGCGCGTGGTCTTGCAGATGAGCGCCCAGGACTCGCGCACCCTGGTGGACGTGGAGGCGGCGAGCAAGCTCGGCCCGCACCAGGCGCTGTACTGCAACGAGGAGGAGGGCCGGCTGGAGCGCTTCCGCCCCTACGCCCTGCCGGACGCCGACTGGCTGCGCCGCGCCGGCGAGCGCCTGCGCGCCAAAGTCCTGGACCAGGTGGCCTGA